From Opisthocomus hoazin isolate bOpiHoa1 chromosome 10, bOpiHoa1.hap1, whole genome shotgun sequence, a single genomic window includes:
- the MINAR1 gene encoding major intrinsically disordered Notch2-binding receptor 1, translating to MESNQESSIFLVKILEELDTKQNTVSYQDLCKSLCARFDLSQLAKLRSVLFYTACLDPNFPATLFKDKMRCTVNNQQSKKIMVAADIVTIFNLIQMNGGLAKEKLPVARQKVKKKESFESCRSDTEICNMADCVPNCELNDQEFNRGFPVRRSSKCRKMDCKDCQQFVPSSEPNFLLGVNKEMKGRAASLDRLQALASYSIATSPPCEMQSTYFPMNIENESISDQDSLPISAGIKETFISNDEPFVMQSCVQKRNIFKEDFHNLITISPNLIPSNKKPEDGHREPQNRKESSKQAFFNHSFEMPYSSQYLNPVYSPIPDKRRAKHESLDDLQASTYFGPTTILGPQDTKKWTGKPAKQTAWPAKSWSLNTEEVPDFERSFFNRKQSEEKPRYQTSNNPSPNFPSADRHQSYLNVKDQQPIMQANYAVKPNGHKPKEIPSILDVEKHEPVKKFKDKSINCTSVQILSIDRTTSVGTQTEQVLDHKKCKDLCAAGQTKYGERHSLKQSDDDSEIVSDDISDIFRFLDDMSISGSTGVMQSSCYNSTGSLSQVHKSDCESSPEHNLTKISNGSACNKLDKVVRADISNTDDELKTSVCKLVLRIGEIEKKLESLSGVREEISQVLGKLSKLDQKIQQPEKVSVQIDLNSLTSEAVSDESNSPQIFQCHNTPHGGKLENNPEWCCSDASGSNSESLRVKALKKSLFTRRSSRSLTEENSATESKIASISNSPRDWRAITYTNQVGITEEEMKERDGGENKDWHRKSKEADRQYEIPQPHRLSKQPKDAFLIEQVFSPHPYPASLKSHMKSNPLYTDMRLTELAEVKRAQPSWTIEEYTRNSGDKGKIAALDLQTQESLNPNNLEYWMEDIYTPGYDSLLKRKEAEFRRAKVCKIAALIAAAACTVILVIVVPICTMKS from the exons ATGGAGTCCAACCAGGAATCTTCGATCTTCCTGGTGAAGATCTTGGAGGAGCTGGACACGAAGCAGAATACTGTTTCTTACCAGGACCTCTGCAAGTCCCTGTGTGCCAGGTTTGATTTATCCCAGTTGGCCAAGCTCAGAAGCGTGCTGTTTTACACTGCTTGCCTGGATCCTAATTTCCCAGCGACTTTGTTCAAAGACAAAATGAGATGCACTGTAAACAATCAGCAATCAAAGAAAATCATGGTTGCAGCAGATATAGTAACAATATTCAACCTCATACAAATGAACGGGGGACTGGCCAAGGAGAAACTTCCAGTTGCAAggcagaaagtgaagaagaaagagTCCTTCGAATCCTGTAGATCTGACACAGAAATCTGCAATATGGCAGACTGCGTGCCCAACTGCGAGCTGAACGACCAGGAGTTTAACCGGGGCTTTCCAGTGAGAAGGTCTTCAAAATGCAGGAAGATGGACTGCAAAGACTGTCAACAGTTTGTCCCCTCATCAGAACCCAACTTTTTACTCGGCGTTAATAAGGAGATGAAGGGCCGGGCTGCCTCTCTGGACAGGCTGCAGGCGCTGGCATCCTACTCCATCGCCACGTCTCCTCCATGCGAGATGCAGAGTACATACTTTCCCATGAACATTGAAAATGAATCTATTTCAGACCAGGACTCCTTGCCTATAAGCGCAGGCATAAAAGAAACTTTCATTTCAAATGATGAGCCTTTTGTTATGCAGTCGTGTGTCcagaaaagaaatatattcaAAGAAGATTTTCATAATCTGATTACAATATCTCCCAACTTAATACCATCCAACAAAAAGCCAGAAGATGGACACAGAGAGCCTCAGAATAGGAAAGAAAGCTCTAAGCAGGCTTTCTTCAACCACAGCTTTGAAATGCCATACAGCAGCCAGTACTTGAATCCAGTTTATTCTCCTATACCAGACAAAAGACGAGCGAAGCATGAAAGTTTAGATGATCTTCAAGCTTCGACATATTTTGGACCAACTACTATTCTTGGGCCCCAGGACACAAAAAAGTGGACTGGAAAGCCAGCCAAGCAAACTGCCTGGCCGGCTAAAAGCTGGAGTTTAAATACTGAGGAGGTACCTGACTTTGAACGATCGTTTTTTAATAGGAAGCAGTCTGAAGAGAAACCGCGATACCAGACTTCAAACAACCCATCTCCAAACTTTCCTTCAGCTGACAGGCATCAGTCCTACCTAAACGTGAAGGATCAGCAACCAATTATGCAGGCAAACTACGCTGTGAAACCAAATGGGCATAAACCCAAGGAAATTCCTTCCATTCTAGATGTGGAGAAACACGAGCCAGTCAAAAAGTTTAAGGATAAAAGCATTAACTGTACTTCTGTTCAGATCTTAAGCATTGACAGGACCACGAGTGTTGGGACACAAACGGAGCAAGTACTGGACCACAAGAAATGCAAGGATTTGTGTGCGGCGGGCCAAACCAAGTATGGAGAACGGCACTCTCTTAAGCAGTCGGATGATGACTCTGAAATCGTGAGCGATGACATCAGTGACATTTTCCGGTTTTTGGATGACATGAGTATCAGCGGGTCCACGGGAGTGATGCAGTCTTCGTGCTACAACAGCACCGGTTCCTTGTCTCAGGTGCATAAATCAGACTGTGAGAGCTCACCAGAGCACAATTTGACTAAAATCTCCAATGGGAGTGCCTGTAACAAATTGGATAAAGTGGTCCGGGCAGATATCAGTAACACAGATGATGAACTAAAAACGAGTGTCTGCAAATTAGTTTTGAGGATTGGTGAAATAGAGAAGAAACTGGAATCTCTCTCAGGCGTCCGAGAAGAAATCTCCCAGGTCCTCGGAAAATTGAGCAAGTTGGATCAAAAAATTCAGCAGCCAGAGAAGGTCAGCGTACAAATAGATCTTAATTCTTTGACAAGTGAGGCTGTGTCAGATGAGAGTAACTCCCCACAGATATTTCAGTGCCACAATACTCCTCATGGAGGCAAACTAGAGAATAATCCAGAATGGTGCTGTTCAGATGCCAGTGGAAGTAATAGCGAGAGTCTTCGAgtaaaagccttaaaaaaaagtttatttactAGAAGATCATCAAGATCGTTAACAGAGGAAAATAGTGCAACTGAATCCAAAATAGCAAGTATTTCCAACTCTCCCCGAGACTGGAGAGCTATTACTTACACCAACCAAGTTGGCATTACAGAAGAGGAGATGAAAGAGAGAGATGGAGGAGAAAATAAGGACTGGCATAGGAAATCTAAAGAG GCAGACAGGCAATACGAAATCCCACAGCCACATAGACTCTCTAAACAACCAAAAGATGCTTTCTTGATTGAACAAGTCTTTAGTCCTCATCCCTACCCTGCATCACTCAAGTCACACATGAAGAGCAACCCGCTGTACACAGACATGAGGTTGACAGAGCTGGCTGAAGTGAAACGCGCCCAGCCTTCATGGACCATAGAGGAATACACAAGGAATTCGGGGGATAAAGGCAAGATTGCAGCATTGGATCTACAA aCTCAAGAATCTTTAAATCCAAACAACTTAGAATACTGGATGGAAGACATTTATACTCCTGGCTATGATTCCTTATTAAAACGCAAAGAGGCTGAGTTCAGAAGAGCAAAGGTTTGCAAGATAGCTGCCCTAATAGCAGCGGCGGCTTGTACGGTTATTCTGGTCATTGTAGTTCCCATTTGTACAATGAAATCCTGA